GTTTGATGAAAAAATTGAAATTTCAGTCGAATCAGAACAATTGACTCATCTCCGAGCGAATCTCAATTCAACTCTTAGACTAATCCAGGCAAGTTACGATTCAATTGAATCGGTAAAGATTCAATCCAATAGTGTTGAATAAATAGATTCAATGGTTATGCATAACATTGGAAATTTCAGCAAAAGAAATTATTGAAATTAATGAGACACCCACCTTTTTGAAATAATTGGTTGTATCTAACAAGGCAACATGGACTACATATCGTAACATGATGAAAAAAACAGTCTGCAAATATCTAAAAACCATTCTAATTGGAGATCCCCTTCTTGTGGAAAACAAAAACAAGATATGATGTTCTCTGGAAAAAAATTACATTATAAAAAACAGTACTATGATGCAGATTTTGAAATTAGAGTCAATGAGTTAGTTAGACGAACAAAAGCAGATTCTAACTGGATTGATTCCAAAATGTACCCATCCAAAAAATATGTATGATGTAGATTTCAAAAATAATCTGTATTGTATGAATTGCAATTGGGATTTCTGATCTCTTTTTTTAAAAATACACATAAGATATTATTCTATTGTTACCAACCTACCGAATAATCTTCTTTTATGATAATCTTGTAATAGGTAAATTTTATAATTTTCTTCATTTTACATATCTTCTCCGTTTTTTTAAAAAGAAATCTCTTAAATGCATAATGTTGGAGTTTTCCTCATGAGAATACCTTAGGTGGACCCCCGAATTTATCAAATTTTTAAAATCAATGAACAAAGAAGATCAATTATACAAAACAATAGATGCAATTTTGGATGTGATTGCTGAGAATCCAAGAATGGGCGAATCTATCGAATTTAAATTGATTCCTAAATCCATTAAGAAAAAATATCCAGATTTAGATAACTTGTTAAGAGTAAAAGTTACAAGAGATTGGCGTTTATTGTATACCTTAGTCGGATATCCAAATAACAAAAAATACATGTTCTGATGGCAATACCACACAAAGAATATGATAGATTATTTGGTTATTGATTATCTCAATAATGTTGAATTTTGTTCTAATTCAATTAACCCTGGTTTGTTTCTTGCAAAGATCCAGAATACTGCGCCATTCTTATCATATGCAATTTTATTTGAGTCTTCTAAATAGACTAAAACTTTCTTGAAAGTGGCATGTTGTACCCCGCGTGGTAATGCATCATATAATTTAGTTACAGTTCTAAAATCATGATTTTTCTCAATTGTTTGCTCTATCATCTGTATTGTATCCAGATTAGGACTATGGGTTTTCCTTTCCAGAATAGCGTTCTCATTCATACTATGTAATGTACATTAATGTATATATACATTTATGTATATATCTAAAGACACATTTTAACATAATTTACTAGAAATGATGAGAGGATAACTGGGGAATACTGACCATCACCTTCCAATTAGTGATTAAAACAAAAATTGAGCCAACTGGTATATTCATGCTTTGGCATGCCTGAATACTCGATAATATTTTCCATAGAACAGGTATAAATCACAGGATTTCCCATTCTATGACAATGCAGCAGGAATCCAGTAATCCCAGTATTGCACCGTTGGAGAGGATCTGCTCCAAAGTCATGGGCAAAGTGGATGGCTCATACCTTGGCTCCATGATTGATATTTTATCTATCCTCTCAAAGCCTGATGCGCTAAGCATATTCATTTTGGCACAAGACGGCATTCCCTCTGAGATAGAGTCACATTCAAAGATAGGCATTACGCAAAAACAGTACTACACCCGACTGCACCAGCTTGTAGATTCAGGATTAATAACAAAAACGACCACAAAAAAACAAAGAGGATTACAAAAACAATATATCCATTCTGGACTTGGCAATATGATATACAAAAACTATGTCCAAAATCTTCCGCACACAATAAAGGATTCAAAAGAACTTGAGATACTTGAAGTACTAAAGAGCAGCAAAAAATTCGATGATGCAGAAATTACAAAGATTGCATCAAAGATTGGAATACACGAAAAGACAACTACAACCAATACAAAAGATGATACATTTTTTATTGCTGCAAAGTATAATGAAATGTCACAAATTATAATTGATGCAATTAATGACGCAACAAAAGAGATAATACTGGCATCTAGATTCTCAGATGAATCAATAATTGGCGCAATGATAAAAAAAGCACAAAGAGGAGTAAGCGTTACCGTTCTAGCAGATGAATCCATGGTCAAAAACTATAACAAAAATGAAAAAATCAAAAATGACAAGAACAAAAAAGAACGCATACAAATAGTGTCTGATCCATTTTATCCTGCAAAGATAAAGAGAAAATACGGAAATATTCCGTTTTGCATTTTAATTGTAGACCAAAAGTTTGTCGGATGGGAGCTAGTTGACAGCTCAGATGTTACAAAATTTGACAAGGCAATGTTTTGCTATAATTTCATGCTTGCAAAAGACATGATAGAGACATTTTCTGGTTGGTGGAAACTGGCAAGAGAAGAATCACCAATAGTGCAAAAAATGTCAAAAAAGACATAAAACAGGCACAGATTTTAGCTATTTTTGTATTTTTTTAATTACAGAAATTATTAATCAATGACAAAGAATTTTCACACTCAACCAAAAGTAACAGTATCTAATTACAACAGTGTCCCTACAAGGACCGAACACAGCATCCCAAGAAGATGCCACCTGGAATATTTCCTTGCATGCTTGATTCTCTGTTTGTCTGGATTGCTTTTTGTGTTTTGTAACAATGATGCCAACAACAAAGAAATACAAATTCCAATAATTGGCGTAATGATATGTGTATCATACATTACATACAAAAATATCAACACTAGGGATATTGTAAAAATGACCCCAAACATTAGATAAAACGTGTTTGTCACTCCAATTTTTATTGGGATTGTAACCTTGTTTGCAAACTTGTCTCCCTTAAAGTCTGAAATGTCTCCCAACGGACCTAACACAAAATAAAACAAAAATGACAACAAAGGCAAAGTCCATAAAACATCTGAAACAACAAATGCTTCCAATGATGTTGAATATGAAAAGATCCCAATCATTGATGCCAGTGACGCACCAGCTGCTGTAACTATTGTCTTTACCATGAATTTGTCTTTAAGTGATGTTGCTGGATGTGAATACACAACACTCAATGCAATAAATGCAAGACACGCAATGCCTGAAAAAAAATTCAACGCAAAGGCAATCATTCCAGATGATACAAAAAGCAAAACAGTTGCACCAAATATCACATTATACTGGTATTGTACATCTGAAAGTCTGATGTTGCGATTGTTTTTACTGTCAGATTTTATGTCATAAAGATCGTTATACAGGTATGTTGCAAGCGATGCCATGGTAACGCATGCCCCTGTTCCAAAAATTATAATTGCTGCATTTATAGAATTCAGTTGATTAGTATCATTTGAGAACATTCCAAGGGCAATCAGACCAGACACCAGGGCAATCATTACAAAGACATAGGTAATCTTGATTCGTGATGTTACAAACGGTAATAGTGTAAGATAGATTGATTTTACTGACGTCTGATTGTCATTATATCTAAAATATGGTGAATTACTGATATTATTTACCAATAATGGGAAATAGTATTATACTATAATTGATAGTGTGTAAAATTACTCATTCTATAAGATCAATTATTTACTAATACTAGGAAAATAGTGATATAATTTACCAAAAATAGTAATTATTATATTTAAGCTGTTTAGTTGGAATGACAATGATTACAAAAAACGCAAAAACAATTTTGTTTGCTTCTTTGATTGCTGCAATGATTCTGCCATTCTCAATGATGGGTATCGCAGATGCAATACAAGACAACAATCAGAGAATGGAAGCAAAAAAACAAAACATCGCAAACCTGGGAGACAAAATGCAAGCACTTTCTGTCAAAATCTTTGACCTTGAGGCAACACTAGCCAATCTAGAATCAGAAGGAAATGTAGATGAACAAGAGAGTATCAAAAAAACTCTTGCTGCATCCTATGGTGAATTAGACAGGTTACAAGCGAAAGCCTACAAGCTATTTGAGATTCCTGAAAAAAGATACCAAAAACTGCTTGAAGCCAAGCAACAGATACTCGAAGAATACGATGGTACTGGAATGATAGATGATATATTCATTGATCATTCAGACGAATCAATTCAGGTCATCCTGTACTCAGACTATTTCGAATCACACAAGGATACTGTCAAAAGCAAAGCAGATTCTATTGCCTCTAAAAAACCAGCAACCCCTGCTGATGATGTAGGCAACATTAAAGTTGGAATCAAACACTTTACTCCAAGCGCTGTCATGGCTTCTGATGAAGCCTGTGCAGGAGTTGGATCTGGTAATTCTGGATACAATCAAATATGTAACAAGGCTACAATCTCATTTCCAGCAACAAAAAGTAGTGTTAATGGATTTGTCACTGTAGGCCATGCATTACAAGAAGGTCTAAACACATATCCCTCCAACGCAATAAACCAACTACCAGTATATCAACCAGGTCCGGCTGATACTAATGGTAATGGAATTGGAGTTGTGCCTACCGGTCAATCTCTAACAGATTTGAATTGGCAAGCACAGATCCTTGGTACGCTCTCATATGGAGTATATGATGCAAGTCAGAATGAAGATGCCGCATTTGTCAAGCTATCGCTAGGCAAGACAGTAAACAAAGAAGTCGATATTAATGGAGCCACCTATAACATTGCAAGTTATCTAACAGGCAATCCGACCATAGGTCACTATGTCTATAAATCAGGACTGGCCACTGGTACAACTTTTGGATTCGTACAGTCTGTCAATACTGATGGTGTTTATGCCTCATACACCCAATGTAAAGGAGACAGCGGTTCCCCAGTTGGAACAGTTTTGGGTGCAGACTTTACCTTCTATGGTATGCACCTTGGTACTGTTGGTAGTGGACCGTTCTTCAATCAACCATCTTGTTCTGGTAGTGATACATACTCAAAGTTCATGACATACAGCACAATAGTAAACCAAATAGGTGTCACCGGACAAACACAATAAATGATATATTTTTCCCCTCTCTTTTTTTTGTTGGTTCTTTTGTATAGCACTGCCGTTTTTGCAGAAGCATCAGAGGACGATGCTAAACAGGATCAATGTAAGTATGATTATGAACGGACACTCACACATCCTGGCTCATTAACTTTTTCTTGTCTTTACAGATTAAACTGTGAGGGATTGAAAGTCACAACAGATGATGAGAGAAGTATGTTGGAGAATGATTATTTGACCCAACTATTTTTGCACAAGAATCCCAATATGTCATTAGATGAGGCACTGATATCGGGTTTGAGTTTTGATCCTGCAAGTGTATGGGTAATACGGGAAAAGAGGCAGGACATGATAATTCCATATCCCAGTTTTGCAGTTACCTTTAATTCATGTGCAGATATTACAAGCTATGATTATCTCCCATCAGAAAAAGAACAAGATGAATTTCGTATACGCCATCCTCAGACAAGCAATGCTACTGAAAACCTGAGAGTATTTGGAGAAGACAAATATGAGATAGCAGCAAGAATCTTGGACCAACATACATCACCAAAAATCCAGATAAACGAGTTTAACATACAGCCAAACGAGATACGCTGCAATGACGGACTTGATCTGTACAAGCATAACGGAAATATTCCAGTATGCGTCAAACCCCAAACATATGAAAAGCTGCTGGAACGTGGTTTTGATCTTGAACCTGTATAATAGTTACAAAAAACCTGATTCTACAGAGCTCGAACCTTGGATAAACATTGGAAACCAAACAGTTTGAATAAAATCTACATCTGTTGAATCTTCACTTGAACGTGGTTGGGCAAAAATCTAGACTATCATGACATATTGTCTGCAAATTTTCTTATCTGATTTGTCTCAAAAGGAATTTTTACCCGTGTTAGAGATAACTTCTTGGTAACCCAGCATGAAGTGCTTTTCTTTGGCCACTAATCCAGATATATTATTCGTAGATTAGGCATGATCCAACACAATATTGGCATACATCGGTAAAGATATAATGAAACAGATTTTTTGAGTAACCATGTCATCACCACAAATGCCTCCGTGGCTTCAAGAGCAAATAATGAAACTACAACAATCTCAGCAAAGCCTCCAATCAGTTATGACTCAAAAACAACATCTTGAGATGGAAAAAGCAGAAACTGCAAAGGCACTAGATGAATTAAAAAAAATTGCAGATGGTGATGCCGTGTTTAAACAAGCAGGAACTGTTTTGATAAAATCAACAAAACAAGAACTAATTGATGAATTAGAAGAGAGAACAGAGATGGCAAAAACACGTGTAACTGTACTTGACAAACAAGAAGCACGTCTCAAAGAATCACTCAAAGAACAAGAAACAAAAATTACCGAAATGATGAAAAGCGGTTCTACAAGTTCTACGCCCCCAGCAGAAGATAATCCTAGAAAGTAATCCTCAATCCTATTTCATATAAGATATTAACAATTCATTCCAAGTACTATTTGTGAAATTAGAAAATCTCCGCATCATTGTCGATGAGCGAGAGCGCAAAAGTGGAATTCCTGAACTCTTAAAATCAGTTGGAATGAATCTTGAGATGAAGACACTTCCTATTGGAGATTATATTGTTGGACCTGAAACAATTGTTGAGCGAAAAAGTATCCGTGATCTTATGGCGTCAGTCTTTGATGGACGACTATTTGATCAGTGCTCACGACTAAAGGAGCACTTTGAGAATCCGATTGTTCTCATGGAGGGAAATGTCGATGAGATTGAAGAAATTACTGAAAACCCTCTGATATTTTATGGTGCAATATCTACAGTTGTTCTTGATTTTAAAATCCCCGTCATTCCTACGCCAAGCGCTGCTCACACTGCAAAATTGTTGGTATCGATGTGCTCTAGAAAAGAATCACATAAAGGACCCTATCTGAAAAAAATAAAAAAATCAATTGATCTAGAACGACAGCAACTATCGGCACTTTGCAGTTTACCTGGAATTGGAGAGAAATTTGCAATTAGAATGCTTGAGAAATTTGGAACCCCTCTGAAGGTTTTTACTGCAACAACTGCTGATTTGGCAAAAGTTGAGGGCCTAGGTGAAGCACGAGCCAAGAAAATAAAAAACATGTTAGACTCTAAAAGTAAACATCTAAAAAAATCTAATCAAAAAACTTTGCATGATACAAATTAATAATTTAACAAAGATGAATTTATCATGTTAGTATCAGTTGATTGGCTCAAAGAACACCTGGCTGATACTAATGTTGTAATTTTAGATACACGTCCCAAAACAATCTTCCTTTATGGGCATATTCCAAATGCTCAGTTCCTTTCCATAGAGCAGATAATTCGTTTTGATGAATTCGGGTCTAACCTAGTAGCTGAGCAAGAAAAAATTACTGATCTCTTTGGTAGTTTAGGAATTGATGAATCAAAAACAGTTCTATTGATTGGAGATGCAATGGATCCATCTGTTGCAAGAATTGTTTGGACGTTTTTGTATTTTGGACATGAAAAAACTTGTCTACTCAGTGCAAATGCATCTGATTTACAAAAACACGGATTAGAATTAACACGCCAAACATCAACTCCAAAACCTGCAAAATTCTCTCCAAAAATTAACAACAAAATCAGAATAGAATCTGATTTTCTAAAAGATCATTTGAATGATTTTGTAATTTTAGATGCACGTAGTTCTCAGGAATTCATGGGAGGTCATCTTCCAAACTCAAAACTTATTCCATTCACTGAAGGGATTGGTTATGACGGAAATCTATTTCGTGACAAGGGATTCCTTGATGAGTTATTTTTGCAAAACAATGTCTCAAAGGACAAAGAGATTGTTTGCTATTGTATGCATGGACACAGAGCATCAAATCTATTTTTGCAACTAAAAATTGCAGGATTTGAAAATGTAAAACTATATGACGGCTCTTTTGTAGAGTGGAATGGAAAAAATTTACCCCTTGAGTAATTTTCTCTTTAATGGAGTTCCACACATTGGACATTCACTTCCAGAGGTATGATTAGTTCTACACCCAGGACAGTAATGAACCCATTTTCCAACATCTGCAATCCCCTGAGTCATTATTGGTGAAATTTTTAGGCCAAGATTTCTTGCAACATTTGAAATTGCAAAATCATCGCTAATTATCTCCCCGTTTAGCTCAATGCACAATGCAATGACTGAGACGTCTTGCTTTGATAGTTGTTGATAGTCCCCTGTATCTCTTGCGGCCTTTACTGCAGCTATTGTTGACTCTTTTTCAGGCTCTCTGATTTTCAATCTATTAGTTTCAAGTAATGTTCCCAATGCATCTTGATTTTTTTTTATGTGTTTAATTTCATCATAAACTAAAGATGTTGTGTAGCAATCATCAGCTGATCCAAACGGAACTCCAGCATAAAATGCACTAGCGTCTAAAATTCTAAAATCCAAGTTTGCTCATTTGCCTCAGTCCACGTTTTTTTAATCTTACAAAGACTGCTGGTTTGTTGTACTTTTTGATAATTATTGGTTCTTCATATCCTGCTGTTTTGATTACTTGCGCATCCATTGCAATGTTGCAATCCTGAGAACAAATAATTTCAATTTTCTCATCTGGAACTACTATTGATGCCAATCTGTAAACTGGTGCAACAGGTGTGATTATTAAAACATTCAAACTCTCATGCAAGATTGGACCTCCTAGTGAAAAGGAATGACCAGTTGATCCGCTTGGGGTTGCAATGATTACTCCATCCATTTTTTGTTTTACTGTATCGTTTTGAAATTTAATTTCAATCTCTGCAGTTTTAGTCAAGTTAACTCTACTGATGTATATCTCATTTAATGCAGGAGGGAATTCTACTCCGCCACATGATGCAACAACTCTGATTCTTTTATCTAAAAAGAAATTGCCTTTTAAAATTTGATTTATTGCATCATCGATTTCTTCAATTGTAATTTCAGCCAAGATTCCTCTGTTTCCACCTACGTTTATGGTCAAAATTGGTGTCTCGTTTTGCAGATTTCTAAAAACCCTGAGAGTTGTTCCATCCCCGCCAAGAGTGATGACTAGGTCAAGTTTTATTTTTTTCAACTCTGCTAAATCTTCTATTTTTTTTGCCCCTTCAACCTCAATTGGGGAAATTGTATAAACTATAGATTTTTTTGCCAAAAACTTTTTTGCGACATCCCTTGCAGCTTTTTCTGAATCCTTTGAACCTACTTTACTTACAACTGCAACTTTTTGAAGCTTCAAGCAGTTCTACTGAATTTCATTGTACTTAAAAATGATATTTTTGGAGATTTTTGGAAAAAAACAAATAAGTATGAAAACAATGGATAAAACATCATGAGTTACGCACATCCTGAAGTTTTAGTTGATACTGAATGGGTATCACAAAATCCCCCAAATGAAAATAGAAAAATAGTTGAAGTTGATTATGATCCAGTTAATGGATATCAAAAAGGTCACATTAATGGAGCTTCCCTAATTTGGTGGAAACGTGACATTAATGATCCAGTTACAAGAGACATCATTAGCAAAAAACAATTTGAGGCTTTAATGGCTAAAAACGGAATTACTGCTGACACTGAAGTGATTCTTTATGGTGACTTTAACAACTGGTTTGCAGCATTTGTTTTCTGGGTTTTCAAAATCTATGGTCATGAGAATCTCAAAATAATGAATGGTGGACGAAAGAAATGGGAATTAGAAAGTAGAGATTACACTACTGATGAACCACAACTGCCGCCAACAAAATACATTGCACAACCTCCAGATGAAGGACTTAGGGCATATCTATTTGATGTGAGCCGTGCATTAGACAAAGAAGACACTGTAATGGTTGATGTTAGATCGCCTGCAGAGTTTACTGGTCAAATTACTGCTCCGCCAGAATATCCGATGGAGCATGCACAAAGAGGCGGGCATATTCCAGGTGCAAATAATATTCCATGGGCAACTGCAGTCAATGACGCTGATGGAACCTTCAAAGCAGTTGAAGAACTACGACAAAACTATGAGCCAAAAGGTGTAACTCCTGACAAAGATGTAATTTGTTATTGCCGAATTGGAGAAAGATCTTCTCACAGTTGGTTTGTTCTAAAATATCTGCTTGGATATCCTCAGGTTCGAAACTATGATGGTTCTTGGACTGAATGGGGTAACATGATAGGAAATCCTGTGGAAAAATAAATTGCTACTAGACCTTCCAATTCTTGAGAAAGGCACTTTTTATTTTATCAAAGATGACAATACTCATTTTATTTTAGAGGATAAAACAAAACGAGGCCTTACCATAAAGGAGACCTCTGTTGATAAAAAACTAAACGTCAAAGCAGACAAGGGCATGATTCATGACATGGATGGTATTGGACACTGGGTAGTGATTAGGTGGTATTTTGCAAAGGATTCACATGATCTATCCAAAGTTTTAGAGCATGCAGAAGCCATGGAAAAAAAATACACTGAGCTCAGAGAGTTGACGTGTCCAGATGATGACTGATAACCTTTTTAAATAAAATCGAATCATCAAAGTCAGATGTCTTTACTTTTAAAAGATCGAGTTTATTCCATGGAGGCCCCAACTGCAAAGCGTGGAGTTTATCCTTTACATGGTTACAAACTTGGATTATACAGATTGCCAATTAAACTAGAAGAACCTGTAGAGCTAAAATCCGTCCATGATGGTCTCAAAAAGACGTTTGAAATGGACATGTATGCTGATAGAATTTACGCAACATATCGTTGGAAGGAGCAAAACATGGATGATGTTGATGCCAAAGGATACGAAGAAGTTGAACTTTCAGTTACAGTAGAAATTGTTACAGGTGAAGTAGTTGATATTATTTATCAAATATTTCCAATTGAAAAATTCGGTGATCCAAACTGGGTAAAAGACTATAGAAAGAAAGCAGACCATTTTGCAAAAATGGTAATTGACACTATTTTACGTAATACCATCTTGGCAGACAAGATGATATCTTATTTGGCAAAAACTGAAAAGATTTCTGAAGTTGCCGCAATTCAAAAACTAGAAGAACTCACTCCATTGGCTAAAATTGTTCTTGGTGCAAAACCAAAACCAGTTGAAGCAAAAGAAGATGATGCTGAAGATGATGATGCAGATATTGAAATCCCAGATGGTGCGAAACCAGGACCTATTGATGTTGAATACAAATCAAAGATGAAATCTTCTGCAGCATATGAAGCACCAGAACATACAATCAAGACTTGGGGCAGAAAGGGTACGAGCAATGGCATCATGGGTATTTGGGGAGAATTTGTTTCAGTAGATTATGATATTTGTATTGCTGATGGCGGTTGTATTGAAGCATGTCCAGTTGGAGTCTATGAGTGGTTTGATACTCCGGGAAATCCAGCATCTGACAAGAAACCATTGATGTCAAAAGAGCCAGATTGTATCTTTTGCCTTGCATGTGAAGGTGTATGCCCCCCACAAGCAATCAAGATCTTT
This genomic window from Nitrosopumilus ureiphilus contains:
- a CDS encoding KEOPS complex subunit Pcc1; amino-acid sequence: MTLSFSAKITVDAKDKTKAIFDSVNTDNEFYPENPVKTKIKFDEKIEISVESEQLTHLRANLNSTLRLIQASYDSIESVKIQSNSVE
- a CDS encoding UbiA prenyltransferase family protein: MVNNISNSPYFRYNDNQTSVKSIYLTLLPFVTSRIKITYVFVMIALVSGLIALGMFSNDTNQLNSINAAIIIFGTGACVTMASLATYLYNDLYDIKSDSKNNRNIRLSDVQYQYNVIFGATVLLFVSSGMIAFALNFFSGIACLAFIALSVVYSHPATSLKDKFMVKTIVTAAGASLASMIGIFSYSTSLEAFVVSDVLWTLPLLSFLFYFVLGPLGDISDFKGDKFANKVTIPIKIGVTNTFYLMFGVIFTISLVLIFLYVMYDTHIITPIIGICISLLLASLLQNTKSNPDKQRIKHARKYSRWHLLGMLCSVLVGTLL
- a CDS encoding prefoldin subunit beta; its protein translation is MSSPQMPPWLQEQIMKLQQSQQSLQSVMTQKQHLEMEKAETAKALDELKKIADGDAVFKQAGTVLIKSTKQELIDELEERTEMAKTRVTVLDKQEARLKESLKEQETKITEMMKSGSTSSTPPAEDNPRK
- a CDS encoding ERCC4 domain-containing protein; this translates as MKLENLRIIVDERERKSGIPELLKSVGMNLEMKTLPIGDYIVGPETIVERKSIRDLMASVFDGRLFDQCSRLKEHFENPIVLMEGNVDEIEEITENPLIFYGAISTVVLDFKIPVIPTPSAAHTAKLLVSMCSRKESHKGPYLKKIKKSIDLERQQLSALCSLPGIGEKFAIRMLEKFGTPLKVFTATTADLAKVEGLGEARAKKIKNMLDSKSKHLKKSNQKTLHDTN
- a CDS encoding sulfurtransferase yields the protein MLVSVDWLKEHLADTNVVILDTRPKTIFLYGHIPNAQFLSIEQIIRFDEFGSNLVAEQEKITDLFGSLGIDESKTVLLIGDAMDPSVARIVWTFLYFGHEKTCLLSANASDLQKHGLELTRQTSTPKPAKFSPKINNKIRIESDFLKDHLNDFVILDARSSQEFMGGHLPNSKLIPFTEGIGYDGNLFRDKGFLDELFLQNNVSKDKEIVCYCMHGHRASNLFLQLKIAGFENVKLYDGSFVEWNGKNLPLE
- a CDS encoding NOB1 family endonuclease, with product MDFRILDASAFYAGVPFGSADDCYTTSLVYDEIKHIKKNQDALGTLLETNRLKIREPEKESTIAAVKAARDTGDYQQLSKQDVSVIALCIELNGEIISDDFAISNVARNLGLKISPIMTQGIADVGKWVHYCPGCRTNHTSGSECPMCGTPLKRKLLKG
- a CDS encoding NAD(+)/NADH kinase, coding for MKLQKVAVVSKVGSKDSEKAARDVAKKFLAKKSIVYTISPIEVEGAKKIEDLAELKKIKLDLVITLGGDGTTLRVFRNLQNETPILTINVGGNRGILAEITIEEIDDAINQILKGNFFLDKRIRVVASCGGVEFPPALNEIYISRVNLTKTAEIEIKFQNDTVKQKMDGVIIATPSGSTGHSFSLGGPILHESLNVLIITPVAPVYRLASIVVPDEKIEIICSQDCNIAMDAQVIKTAGYEEPIIIKKYNKPAVFVRLKKRGLRQMSKLGF
- a CDS encoding sulfurtransferase, which produces MSYAHPEVLVDTEWVSQNPPNENRKIVEVDYDPVNGYQKGHINGASLIWWKRDINDPVTRDIISKKQFEALMAKNGITADTEVILYGDFNNWFAAFVFWVFKIYGHENLKIMNGGRKKWELESRDYTTDEPQLPPTKYIAQPPDEGLRAYLFDVSRALDKEDTVMVDVRSPAEFTGQITAPPEYPMEHAQRGGHIPGANNIPWATAVNDADGTFKAVEELRQNYEPKGVTPDKDVICYCRIGERSSHSWFVLKYLLGYPQVRNYDGSWTEWGNMIGNPVEK
- a CDS encoding 4Fe-4S dicluster domain-containing protein, translated to MSLLLKDRVYSMEAPTAKRGVYPLHGYKLGLYRLPIKLEEPVELKSVHDGLKKTFEMDMYADRIYATYRWKEQNMDDVDAKGYEEVELSVTVEIVTGEVVDIIYQIFPIEKFGDPNWVKDYRKKADHFAKMVIDTILRNTILADKMISYLAKTEKISEVAAIQKLEELTPLAKIVLGAKPKPVEAKEDDAEDDDADIEIPDGAKPGPIDVEYKSKMKSSAAYEAPEHTIKTWGRKGTSNGIMGIWGEFVSVDYDICIADGGCIEACPVGVYEWFDTPGNPASDKKPLMSKEPDCIFCLACEGVCPPQAIKIFEQK